The Desulfosoma caldarium genome has a window encoding:
- a CDS encoding ABC transporter substrate-binding protein yields the protein MTGRTWMEWERIRRRRRRRRILAVVVLLAVGVGWAVNWRLSTRDERSSVNRTDRAQSAINEKATAPGDKEGGEGKEPAAMGTDGAQSRLEAVAVLPLSGPFAAEGKALQRGMKTAMATSEEREMIALRFLDGWLSESAVRKALAQALERTSVGAVLVYLPVSKWQAVLARALERELLVIALNPGPENLLEKASVLSFLGTDEDAAKDTARLLASERLGSPVLLLTDGSPLGTRWAESLSAEADRLGLALTLMTWSDAASPLDLTQRPKTVFLAGAPHWAAEAIRVLELAQCHSLYVLPYILARPTLLESLGPLVEKVRFAVPMGGALEDETEGFEDAFRRKFWKNPDWMARVGYDAVRWVEQLFSEAPKDAGPNLSRKALFGTEGPMSFQGLVGALTVTEKGRVQRHMVFARWKDGSFEPTSQESHRVEHAAERHIAP from the coding sequence ATGACGGGACGCACCTGGATGGAATGGGAAAGAATCCGGCGACGGCGTCGAAGACGCCGCATCCTCGCAGTGGTTGTGCTTCTAGCCGTGGGCGTGGGGTGGGCCGTGAACTGGCGCCTGTCCACAAGGGACGAGCGTTCCTCGGTGAACAGGACCGACCGGGCGCAGTCGGCCATTAACGAGAAAGCGACGGCCCCTGGCGACAAGGAAGGCGGTGAAGGGAAGGAGCCGGCGGCTATGGGCACGGACGGTGCCCAGAGCCGGCTCGAAGCGGTGGCCGTGCTGCCCCTTTCGGGTCCCTTTGCGGCCGAAGGAAAAGCCCTGCAGCGTGGCATGAAAACGGCGATGGCCACATCGGAGGAAAGGGAAATGATCGCGCTGCGGTTCCTGGACGGGTGGCTTTCGGAAAGTGCCGTTCGCAAGGCCCTTGCCCAAGCCCTTGAGCGCACGTCGGTCGGGGCCGTGCTGGTCTATCTTCCCGTGTCCAAATGGCAGGCCGTTTTGGCTCGAGCTCTGGAAAGGGAGCTTCTCGTTATCGCCCTGAACCCGGGACCCGAAAACCTTTTGGAAAAGGCCTCGGTCCTTTCCTTTTTGGGTACCGATGAGGATGCCGCCAAGGACACGGCTCGCCTCTTGGCGTCGGAACGTTTAGGAAGCCCGGTGCTGCTCTTAACTGACGGAAGCCCTCTGGGAACCCGATGGGCCGAGTCCCTGAGTGCGGAAGCCGACCGCCTGGGGCTGGCTCTGACCCTAATGACCTGGAGCGATGCCGCTTCGCCGCTGGACCTCACCCAGAGACCGAAAACGGTGTTTCTGGCGGGAGCCCCCCATTGGGCGGCGGAAGCCATTCGCGTTCTGGAACTGGCCCAATGCCACAGTCTCTATGTGCTGCCCTACATCCTGGCTCGCCCCACCCTCTTGGAATCCCTCGGGCCTTTGGTGGAAAAGGTGCGCTTCGCCGTGCCTATGGGCGGCGCGTTGGAAGACGAGACCGAAGGTTTTGAAGATGCTTTTCGGCGAAAGTTTTGGAAAAACCCAGACTGGATGGCTCGCGTGGGCTACGATGCGGTGCGCTGGGTGGAACAGCTCTTCTCTGAGGCCCCAAAGGATGCGGGACCAAACCTGTCTCGAAAAGCCCTTTTCGGGACCGAAGGCCCTATGTCCTTTCAAGGCCTTGTTGGGGCGTTGACGGTAACGGAAAAGGGCCGTGTACAGCGGCACATGGTTTTTGCCCGATGGAAAGACGGATCCTTTGAACCCACTTCGCAAGAATCCCATAGGGTTGAACATGCCGCAGAGCGCCACATTGCGCCTTGA
- a CDS encoding DNA internalization-related competence protein ComEC/Rec2 gives MSSRRVLGSRPLGPLAVAFALGIACAHHRGLDAAVPGLGTAASLAALGLGAAIGSRRSRILLRRVAAVLLCLAAASLGASLWARAEKKAVPPSSLASLLDGTERRYRVVLQPFPDVYPDKTIFPVTLMAVAENTEADPAAPLPENGFFTSLDARTNLFTTSFAGKPSVGVRVSVRRLLRAWKAGDVVEMPLKLRPLTNFENPGRHDYMAEMARRGFFAYASTKSDIFWVRVPDNRVRGAGHDGVFGRMDALRGHLRRIVTKNLTEPEAALAQALFLGYRRAMPRPMQDDFQKAGAAHLLAVSGLHVGLAAWAVFRLAQLFLRFLCPHVLLRIPDVHLAWWIGCAAAAVYAVLAGLAVPTQRALIMLATATVAFALYRRPDALSLLSAASLLILWNDPNHLFRPSFQLSFAAVVGLALFYPSWRDRAQKLVTHLPRRLRALWRLFFDAFLASAAATLVVAPLTAYHFHSISLAGFAANTILVPFMALAVLPPGLAALGLSALLPFAAAWILLPIQWALRVLIWLIQIFAALPYAFAHVGPVPLAALVAVYAVFALWALSMPWSRKIWGTAALAALWALSTVLRPALFPSDGQRPFRITALDVGQGSATVVECPPDAAMLVDGGGFYNDSFDVGRYVVAPALWAMGIRRLDAVVLSHDHPDHRNGLRFILDTFPVGRYVETGLTARGLTGSVLSAVAARRGIPIVHTLSKGRKCLNGTVDLGTLGACRLRALHPTSSFVHRSWNGKDLNEASLVLAVTHEKAGALLPGDIGQDTEESLLSRWNFEGRHWVLVASHHGSATSTGERLLETLNPQAVLISCGAGNPFGFPAPAVLQRLKDRRLAAFRTDLHGAVHVIWNNGRWTVTPTLSARPRLYSPGSGP, from the coding sequence CCGCGGCGAGTTTGGCGGCGCTCGGCCTTGGCGCGGCCATTGGCTCCCGGCGCTCGAGGATCCTTTTGCGCCGCGTTGCCGCCGTCCTGCTCTGCCTGGCGGCAGCAAGCCTCGGAGCGTCCCTCTGGGCGCGAGCCGAAAAAAAAGCCGTTCCGCCTTCGTCCTTGGCCTCGCTTCTGGACGGAACGGAACGGCGCTACCGCGTCGTGCTTCAGCCGTTTCCCGATGTTTACCCCGACAAGACCATCTTTCCCGTCACCCTTATGGCCGTGGCCGAAAACACGGAGGCGGACCCGGCTGCACCATTACCCGAGAACGGATTCTTCACGTCTTTGGATGCACGGACCAACCTTTTCACGACAAGTTTCGCCGGCAAACCTTCGGTGGGGGTTCGCGTTTCTGTGCGCAGGCTTCTGCGGGCATGGAAAGCCGGCGATGTCGTGGAAATGCCTCTGAAACTTCGTCCTCTCACCAACTTTGAAAATCCAGGCCGACATGACTACATGGCCGAAATGGCCCGCCGTGGATTTTTTGCCTACGCGTCAACCAAGAGCGACATTTTTTGGGTACGGGTTCCGGACAATAGGGTGCGCGGCGCCGGGCATGATGGCGTTTTCGGCCGCATGGATGCATTGCGCGGGCATCTTCGGCGCATAGTGACAAAAAACCTGACCGAGCCCGAAGCCGCCTTGGCGCAGGCTCTTTTTTTGGGATATCGCCGTGCGATGCCCCGTCCGATGCAAGATGATTTTCAAAAGGCTGGCGCTGCTCATCTTTTGGCCGTTTCCGGCCTTCATGTGGGGCTGGCGGCCTGGGCTGTTTTTCGGCTGGCCCAACTCTTTCTCCGGTTTCTGTGCCCTCACGTGCTGCTCAGGATTCCCGACGTCCATCTTGCCTGGTGGATCGGATGCGCAGCCGCCGCCGTCTATGCCGTTCTGGCCGGATTGGCCGTGCCCACGCAAAGAGCCCTCATCATGCTCGCCACAGCCACGGTGGCCTTCGCGCTATATCGCAGGCCGGATGCGTTATCGCTTTTGAGTGCCGCCTCGCTGCTCATCCTTTGGAACGACCCCAATCACCTTTTTCGTCCTTCATTTCAATTATCCTTTGCCGCCGTCGTCGGACTGGCGCTGTTTTATCCCTCGTGGCGTGATCGGGCGCAGAAGCTCGTGACGCATCTTCCGAGAAGACTGAGGGCTTTGTGGCGCCTTTTTTTCGATGCTTTTCTCGCTTCGGCGGCGGCCACATTGGTCGTGGCACCGCTTACGGCCTACCACTTTCACAGCATTTCCCTGGCAGGATTTGCCGCCAACACGATCCTTGTCCCCTTTATGGCCCTGGCCGTGCTGCCCCCGGGCCTGGCGGCTTTGGGCCTTTCGGCGTTGCTGCCCTTTGCCGCCGCATGGATTCTTTTACCCATTCAGTGGGCTCTGAGGGTCCTCATTTGGCTTATTCAAATATTTGCGGCTTTACCCTATGCCTTTGCCCATGTGGGGCCGGTGCCTTTGGCAGCCCTTGTGGCCGTCTATGCGGTCTTCGCTCTTTGGGCTTTATCCATGCCCTGGAGTCGAAAGATCTGGGGCACTGCGGCCCTCGCCGCGCTCTGGGCTCTTAGCACGGTGCTACGCCCCGCACTTTTCCCTTCGGATGGGCAACGCCCCTTTCGCATCACCGCTCTGGACGTTGGCCAGGGCTCCGCCACTGTTGTCGAATGCCCTCCCGACGCCGCCATGCTCGTGGACGGGGGTGGTTTCTATAACGATTCCTTTGACGTGGGCCGATACGTGGTGGCTCCGGCCTTGTGGGCCATGGGAATTCGCCGCTTGGATGCTGTGGTGTTGAGCCACGATCACCCCGACCATCGAAACGGGCTTCGCTTCATTCTGGACACCTTTCCCGTGGGTCGCTACGTGGAAACGGGCCTTACCGCTCGAGGACTTACTGGATCCGTCCTGAGCGCGGTGGCCGCACGGCGCGGCATTCCCATTGTTCACACGCTCTCGAAGGGCCGCAAATGCCTCAACGGAACCGTGGATCTAGGAACCCTCGGCGCATGCCGCCTCAGGGCTCTGCATCCTACGTCATCCTTTGTTCACCGCAGCTGGAATGGAAAAGACTTGAACGAAGCGTCTTTGGTGCTTGCGGTCACCCATGAGAAAGCGGGAGCCCTTCTTCCTGGAGACATCGGGCAGGACACCGAAGAAAGCCTGCTAAGCCGTTGGAACTTTGAAGGCCGCCATTGGGTCTTGGTCGCCTCTCATCATGGCAGCGCCACGTCCACCGGCGAGCGTCTTCTGGAAACGCTCAATCCTCAAGCTGTGCTCATCTCTTGTGGAGCCGGCAATCCCTTTGGTTTTCCCGCCCCGGCTGTGCTGCAACGCCTCAAGGATCGGCGTCTCGCCGCTTTTCGCACAGACCTTCACGGCGCCGTGCACGTCATCTGGAACAACGGCCGATGGACCGTCACGCCTACCCTTTCCGCCCGCCCCCGCCTCTACTCTCCAGGCTCTGGGCCATGA